The proteins below come from a single Chrysoperla carnea chromosome 1, inChrCarn1.1, whole genome shotgun sequence genomic window:
- the LOC123306116 gene encoding protein hunchback — translation MRGGCFWMENMSSISCVQGNSGLIGGGGGISHLHTTTTATTGVTAAAAISPTFGGGSYSTEPLASVRPLITTATPQSPAQGWHSHPVTTIPSMKEEIIERDERIGNDSGISSAYTPGSDGFHSSSPEGSDHNSRDSEPVPIYSLNGTLDPSTPINFYNSTPVTNTGTNFPNNMQLYQHAYNNLHYDNTVSTNLMDTKIPLKSNNNNNIPDKHVESLHADIQSPVHSESDDSEQYYKHGDGDDSSLHRLEIAMGRNDLLSGNASPKGSEHNSLEDDKSDYEGEEDEASLSTPRVNSHGKVKIFKCKQCEFVAVTKLDFWEHTRSHIKVEKLLTCPKCPFVTEYKHHLEYHLRNHFGSKPFKCDKCNYSCVNKSMLNSHLKSHSNIYQYRCSDCAYATKYCHSLKLHLRKYNHKPAMVLNPDGSPNPLPIIDVYGTRRGPKQRGGSKGDDSNSQPPQSPPLNPPHQSPQQQTTTALQHSMFPTHFMFPPNQSPVTVPPHFSFGQLLTAFQGNIPNPLMFPQNNNNNDKPEMIMETTPSPIISAVEKPQTPPLFACKECEFTAESQNDLDTHKDENHIVPKEEIIDPDEEVPVNGALDLSSRPTDSDTADTVPPMPTTPTTTKNRRKGRAFKLGHVALQLQHATGSDDEDQSSKKQKINDSSEICDEELVTLEPEPATVTVNTAAPVEKKQEEEIKKDATFNCQYCDIVFKDVVMYTMHMGYHGWKDPFTCNMCGEETEDKVAFFLHIARTSHC, via the exons ATGAGAGGTGGTTGTTTTTGGATGGAAAACATGAGTTCAATAAGTTGCGTACAAGGTAATAGTGGACTCATTGGTGGTGGAGGTGGAATATCACATCTTCATACAACAACAACGGCGACAACAGGAGTAACAGCAGCGGCAGCAATATCACCAACATTTGGAGGCGGCAGTTACAGTACAGAACCACTAGCGTCGGTACGTCCATTGATCACAACAGCTACACCACAATCACCCGCCCAAGGGTGGCATAGTCATCCCGTTACTACAATTCCTTCAATG aaagaaGAAATTATCGAACGCGATGAACGTATAGGCAATGATTCGGGTATTTCATCCGCATACACACCGGGAAGTGATGGTTTCCATTCCTCTTCACCAGAAGGCAGTGACCATAACAGTCGCGATTCTGAACCAGTACCAATATACTCATTAAACGGTACACTAGATCCATCTACACCAATCAATTTTTACAACAGTACTCCCGTAACGAACACAGGAACAAATTTCCCAAATAACATGCAACTATATCAACATGCGTACAATAATTTACATTACGATAATACTGTATCAACAAATTTAATGGACACAAAAATTCCTCTTAAatcaaataacaataacaatatccCAGATAAACATGTTGAATCCTTACACGCGGATATTCAATCACCGGTTCATTCCGAAAGTGATGACAGTGAACAGTATTACAAACACGGCGATGGTGATGATTCATCATTACATCGGCTTGAAATCGCTATGGGACGTAATGATTTACTATCAGGTAATGCATCACCCAAAGGAAGTGAACACAATTCATTGGAAGATGATAAATCTGATTACGAGGGTGAAGAAGACGAGGCAagtttaagtacaccacgtgtaaATTCACACGGCaaagtgaaaatattcaaatgtaaACAGTGTGAATTTGTTGCTGtaacaaaattagatttttggGAGCATACTCGTAGCCACATAAAAGTTGAGAAATTATTAACTTGCCCGAAATGCCCATTTGTCACCGAATACAAACATCATTTAGAATATCATTTACGTAATCACTTTGGATCGAAACCGTTTAAATGCGATAAATGTAATTATTCGTGCGTGAACAAATCTATGTTAAATTCGCATTTGAAATCACATTCAAATATATACCAGTATCGTTGTTCAGATTGTGCTTACGCCACCAAATACTGCCATtcgttaaaattacatttacgtAAATACAATCATAAGCCAGCAATGGTACTGAATCCAGATGGATCACCGAATCCATTACCGATCATTGATGTATACGGAACACGGCGAGGACCCAAACAACGTGGAGGATCCAAAGGTGATGATAGTAATTCACAGCCACCACAATCACCACCTCTCAATCCACCACACCAATCACCCCAACAGCAAACTACAACTGCGTTACAACATTCAATGTTTCCAACACATTTTATGTTCCCACCAAATCAATCACCAGTTACGGTTCCGCCACACTTTTCCTTTGGTCAATTGTTAACAGCATTTCAAGGAAATATTCCAAATCCATTAATGTTCccacaaaataacaataataatgacaaACCAGAAATGATTATGGAAACAACGCCATCTCCAATTATTTCTGCTGTAGAAAAACCACAAACACCACCATTGTTTGCTTGCAAAGAATGCGAATTTACAGCAGAAAGTCAAAATGACTTAGATACACACAAGGATGAAAATCATATTGTACCCaaagaagaaattattgatCCCGACGAAGAAGTACCAGTTAATGGTGCTTTAGATTTGAGCAGTAGACCTACAGATTCGGATACAGCAGATACCGTTCCACCGATGCCTACAACACCAACAACCACAAAAAATCGACGGAAAGGTCGTGCCTTTAAGTTGGGTCATGTAGCACTACAATTACAACATGCTACTGGATCCGACGATGAAGATCAATCatctaaaaagcaaaaaatcaaTGATTCTTCAGAAATTTGTGATGAAGAATTAGTTACACTAGAACCTGAACCTGCTACTGTTACTGTTAACACTGCAGCTCCTGTAGAAAAGAAGCaagaagaagaaataaaaaaagatgccACATTTAATTGTCAATATTGTGACATTGTGTTCAAAGATGTGGTCATGTATACAATGCACATGGGTTATCATGGATGGAAAGATCCATTCACGTGTAATATGTGCGGCGAAGAAACTGAGGACAAAGTTGCGTTTTTCCTTCACATTGCTAGGACATCACATTGTTAA